AGTAGAACCAGAACAAGAATTGAGGTATAGGCACCTAATTGTAATAGTGCGAGTTTCATCTTTTCGTAAGGAAGACCCTCTTTCTTTTGTAAATAGAGGAAAAATAAAGCCAAACTCCAAATGAGAAATACTTTTGCTGACAAACCCGAATCCAAACCCCAGAGGACGAATGCTTTTTCTAGATAGGTATAAGAAAAGTAAAGAATGAGTAAAGAAAGAACCCACTGAACCGACTTCATCCATTTACCAGATTTAGGTAGGGCAAATCCAAAAACTCCAATTAACAAAAAAGGAATTCCTAACCCCAGACCGAAAACAAACATTTTTAAAGAGGTAAAAAAGATCGGTATGAAGCTAATCCCTTCGGTTTGATAGGTAATGAGTTGTACAAGGATAGAAACTACAACCGGCCCGACACAAGGTGAGGAAAGAAGTCCTGCACCAACACCGAGAAAGAATGTATTCGCATAACTAACATTTGCCGAGTTTCTCAAATCCCCGGCGAAAAAAGGAAAGTATAAAAACTCTGCGACACTTAGTCCCAATATAAAAAGTAAAATCGAAAGAACCACTTGGGTTTCTGGGTAACGTAAAAAGGAATTGAACGCCCCTCCACTAAAACCTGCAATCAACCCAAATACGGCATACATGGTTGCAAGACCAATATAATAAACCAGTGGATGGGACCATTTGTGTTTGGAAACTCGGGATTTTAAAATTCCAGCGGTGATGGGATACAACGGATAAACACAGGGCAAAAGCCCTGCCAGAAGTCCCCCTAAAGCTAAAAAGAAAAAACTTACGATAGAAAAAGAACCGGAAGACAACTGGGACTCAATAAAGGCTTGGATTTCAGATACCATACACTCTGTCTTAGAACGTAGCTGTGGCTTTCAAAACAATACTTCGATCGAGTCTTCCGTATTCGGAAATCGGATGCGAAACAGGTTTTGAAAACTGTTCTATATATTCGACACGATTTGCCGCCTCCCCGGTACTGTCTACATACCATTTATTTGGTTCTCCTCTCGTATCGAAGGAACGAACCTCAGTGTAACCCAGTGCCAATCGTGCAGACGGAGTTAAAAACCATTCTCCAAAAATTTGGCGAGTGATGTAGTAAGACTGATCGGAATAAGCAGGATCAGTAGTACCTGGTTTGAATCGGAGCCAAGGTTCCCTTTCCACTGTTTCTGTGGCTCGCAAACCCGGTGTTGGTCCACCAGTGGCAATTTCTCCCCGAACGACAAGGCGCAGGGTTCCATTGCCGAGACCGGCCCAAACATAAGCTCCTCTCCCAATGGATTCAGGAACCATGATGGATGGTTGGTAAGGTGCCAAACGATCCACGATACGACCGCCGAGTTGTTTTTTGGCCATGCCCCCCAATCCTAAATTGAGTGTTTCTTTCCAAACCAAATGGGATTCGACTGCAATGACTTGTTCTTGGTTTAGAGAAACACTTCCTTGTTTTCTGGTGGTTGGATTTCCATCACTGGCAAGACAACTTGTTTTTCCTTCTTTACATTCATCGCTCGCATAACCAAAAGCATTCGAAGCTCTACCTAAAACATGGATTCCTGTTTTTAGATTTTCTGACCAAGTAGGTTCCCAACCTAGTTTTCCGATGACGTCATAACCAGTGTTGGTAGTGTTCTGGGTATTACGGTATCCTTCTCCGTTTACGACAGCCGTCTGGACAGAAAAGGATTTCCATCGAAGTATATAATTGATTCCGAGATCCACTGGATCTTTTGCAAAACCCATAGACTCTAATGGAGATTTATCAAAATAACGCCAATCATAGTTTCCTGACCAAACGGAAAACATATGAGGTAGTTCAAACATCCCAAACTGAATTTGGTGTTTTGTATTTCCTAGCTCAAAAGTTTTGACCAAGTTTGCTCGCCTAACGAGAAATACATAAGGATTGGATTTATTGCCAGTACCGGCTAACGTATCATTGGTAAGAGCATCGTTACGGAGGATTTCTCCCCAAAATTCTGCCTTTAGTCCTGTGTTTTCCCATTCTTTGGATATTGTAACCATAGTCCATGGGAGAGAAAAACCCGCTTTGTCAGAGGGGGAAAGGTCGGTTGTTCCAGAAGCTTTGTCTCGAATGCGGTAAGAAGCTGTGGGAGTTAAGATGGCACCTAGTTTGAGTCCATAGTAGCCATCTGGTTCGTCTTTTTTGGTAGTAACAACTTCTTCACCAAAGATAGGATAGGTGAAGAAGCAAAAAAGTACAATGAATCGGAAATATAATTTCACTTTTTACCGTAAGTTTCGTCCGGAGTAAAACTAGTATCTTCCCAACCTACTGGTTTGTGGCAAGGAAGGCATCGAGACAACATCGGCATCTCTTTTCGTTTTTCTCTAAACTTGATGGTAGCACCTTCCTTAGTGATAATATCTTTGTAATCATTTTTTTCTAAATCTGTAGCTCCCATTTTTAAGGCCCCACCACTTCCTTTCGCAAAATCAGATCCATTGATGTTTACAAGGCCTTCGCAAACGCAAGTGTAACCTTTCTTTTCTTTTTCTTCGTAAAACACACCGAAGGCTGTTCCACGTACGCCGGCTGTGGTTGTTGGAGTAGATACTTCAAAACTTCCTTTTTTAAAGTTACTGACCCGAAACCATGCTGCCCCTTTTTCCACATAGGCATTTGCGACCTTTTTGTCAGAATTCCATTCTTTTAATGTAAAGTCAGTGTTAGGTTGGATTCGAATTTCGGTTTCCT
The sequence above is drawn from the Leptospira sp. WS4.C2 genome and encodes:
- a CDS encoding protein-disulfide reductase DsbD family protein, with product MVSEIQAFIESQLSSGSFSIVSFFFLALGGLLAGLLPCVYPLYPITAGILKSRVSKHKWSHPLVYYIGLATMYAVFGLIAGFSGGAFNSFLRYPETQVVLSILLFILGLSVAEFLYFPFFAGDLRNSANVSYANTFFLGVGAGLLSSPCVGPVVVSILVQLITYQTEGISFIPIFFTSLKMFVFGLGLGIPFLLIGVFGFALPKSGKWMKSVQWVLSLLILYFSYTYLEKAFVLWGLDSGLSAKVFLIWSLALFFLYLQKKEGLPYEKMKLALLQLGAYTSILVLVLLIQSAIFKFPLTLGETSAGGNSIPAEVHGNLEWHRSKAEVYRIVKETGKPIFIDFYADWCTNCKEFQKLTLSHKEWNETFKNKAILWKVYDTDPIFEEFANDPNYPELKIGLPFFLILNPEGKMIYKSNDYLDTKGMINAILKI
- a CDS encoding FecR domain-containing protein, with protein sequence MFVREIMSLRIFPTLFSLILVSVSLSAEEFAVATFTRGKVSFLSSSDSSKLWKTLKVNDVLKPGDRIKTGNGSKVDFLYKETEIRIQPNTDFTLKEWNSDKKVANAYVEKGAAWFRVSNFKKGSFEVSTPTTTAGVRGTAFGVFYEEKEKKGYTCVCEGLVNINGSDFAKGSGGALKMGATDLEKNDYKDIITKEGATIKFREKRKEMPMLSRCLPCHKPVGWEDTSFTPDETYGKK